One part of the Xanthocytophaga agilis genome encodes these proteins:
- the msrA gene encoding peptide-methionine (S)-S-oxide reductase MsrA: MQRPLIFTLFAGICLLSCAQSQQKKVPQMQSKPVQMTTNVAKTDTATFGTGCFWCTEAIFQQVDGVLSVASGYSGGQVENPTYKQVCTGSTGHAEVIQVTYDPAKVSYPELLEVFWSTHDPTTLNRQGADVGTQYRSAIFYHNAEQKQLAEKYKKELDASKAFDDPIVTEITPFSKFYKAEDYHQNYYNQNGDQPYCRMVIRPKIEKFKKVFSQKLKHS, encoded by the coding sequence ATGCAAAGACCTTTGATATTCACCCTTTTCGCAGGGATTTGCCTGCTGTCCTGTGCTCAGAGTCAGCAGAAGAAAGTTCCTCAAATGCAATCTAAACCTGTTCAAATGACAACCAACGTAGCTAAAACAGATACAGCCACCTTTGGTACCGGATGTTTCTGGTGTACTGAAGCCATTTTCCAACAAGTAGATGGTGTTCTTTCTGTAGCTTCCGGATATTCCGGAGGCCAAGTAGAGAACCCGACCTATAAACAAGTATGTACAGGTTCCACTGGTCATGCTGAGGTAATTCAGGTTACCTATGACCCTGCAAAGGTCTCTTATCCGGAATTACTGGAAGTCTTCTGGAGTACTCATGACCCAACCACTCTTAACAGACAGGGAGCCGATGTGGGTACACAATACCGGTCTGCGATTTTCTATCACAACGCTGAACAAAAACAACTTGCTGAGAAATATAAAAAAGAATTGGATGCCTCTAAAGCGTTTGATGACCCAATTGTAACTGAGATTACTCCGTTTTCTAAGTTTTATAAAGCAGAGGATTATCATCAGAATTATTACAATCAGAATGGTGACCAACCTTATTGCAGAATGGTAATCCGTCCGAAAATAGAAAAATTCAAGAAGGTGTTTAGTCAAAAACTAAAACACTCATAG
- a CDS encoding tetratricopeptide repeat protein, whose translation MRPLFICIFLLLIQGTIIQEGYSTTLPENDTLYIDFLNTTAEKYLNSNPDTAFVYAKQALLLSEKKGFVKGIAVANENLGLFFYNQGGFQQAVSYLLNAIASYKKVGDKIGVAESYNHLGMAYYYGLKIDVALQCHQEALKIYEQLFDEKGKAETFGYIGHLYEKQKEYPQALIYQEKAFKIYEGLNDKAGLGKIMENLGSIFEDMENYPKAYEYFNKALTFNQEVNDQVTIINNLNNIGDTYRKQGNYSDALIYTLQAYQLARKMNQKDRLRSALRDLSKTYAFIGDYKKAHAYLDSSYTLYQRIYDEESVLQMARMQTLYQTEAKEKALVVKDATIQLLEGERRIGQLWIILLVTGTVLLLSFGIIFFRYQRLKTRKDRELLEQTQRVLETERENTQLNEQNLKTELENKRLKELQLQQELETRSRELTTHALQIVQKNKFLEELKVKLNEIRRSEKDKTRQIKELIASIDYSFKLDQDWEDFKRFFEQVHPDFFQNLQSVGTDLSAHDKRLCALLRLNLSSTDISTILGISQDSLRIARYRLRKKLKLEERANLTAFLVSF comes from the coding sequence ATGCGACCACTATTTATTTGTATATTCCTTTTACTAATTCAGGGAACCATCATTCAGGAAGGTTACAGTACTACCCTTCCTGAAAATGATACCCTCTACATTGATTTTCTGAACACCACAGCTGAGAAATACCTGAATTCCAACCCGGATACCGCATTTGTTTACGCCAAGCAAGCTTTACTCCTCTCAGAGAAAAAAGGCTTTGTTAAGGGCATTGCTGTAGCCAATGAGAATCTAGGTTTGTTCTTTTATAATCAGGGTGGTTTTCAGCAAGCAGTTTCCTATCTGCTTAATGCAATTGCTTCTTATAAGAAAGTTGGTGATAAGATAGGTGTGGCAGAAAGCTATAACCATCTGGGGATGGCTTATTACTATGGGTTAAAAATAGATGTGGCTTTGCAATGTCATCAGGAAGCCTTGAAGATATATGAACAATTGTTTGATGAAAAAGGGAAGGCGGAAACATTTGGGTACATAGGTCATCTGTATGAAAAGCAAAAAGAGTATCCACAAGCCTTAATCTATCAGGAGAAAGCTTTTAAGATTTATGAGGGGCTGAATGATAAGGCAGGACTGGGGAAGATTATGGAAAATTTGGGTAGCATATTTGAAGATATGGAAAACTACCCCAAAGCGTATGAATACTTTAATAAAGCTTTGACTTTTAATCAGGAGGTAAACGATCAGGTTACCATTATTAACAATCTCAATAATATAGGAGATACGTACCGAAAACAAGGTAACTATTCGGATGCATTAATATACACCTTGCAGGCGTACCAATTGGCTCGTAAAATGAATCAAAAAGATCGCCTGCGATCAGCTCTGAGAGATCTTTCCAAAACCTACGCATTTATAGGTGATTATAAGAAAGCACATGCTTATCTGGACTCTTCCTATACATTGTATCAACGAATTTATGATGAGGAGTCTGTTCTGCAAATGGCACGAATGCAAACCTTGTATCAGACAGAGGCTAAAGAAAAGGCATTAGTTGTGAAAGACGCTACTATTCAGTTACTGGAAGGAGAGAGACGTATTGGTCAATTGTGGATTATATTGCTGGTAACAGGAACAGTATTGTTGCTTTCATTTGGAATTATTTTTTTTCGGTATCAGCGACTTAAAACCCGAAAAGACAGAGAACTGCTTGAACAGACACAACGTGTACTGGAAACTGAACGTGAGAATACTCAGCTGAATGAACAAAATCTGAAAACAGAACTAGAGAATAAGCGACTGAAAGAACTTCAGTTGCAACAGGAACTAGAAACCCGATCCCGTGAGCTGACTACGCACGCTTTACAGATTGTTCAGAAAAACAAGTTTCTGGAAGAGCTAAAAGTAAAGCTGAACGAAATCCGAAGGAGCGAAAAGGATAAAACCCGACAAATCAAAGAACTGATAGCCTCAATTGATTATAGCTTTAAACTGGATCAGGACTGGGAAGACTTTAAACGTTTTTTTGAACAGGTACACCCCGATTTCTTTCAGAACCTACAATCTGTTGGTACTGATCTGAGTGCACATGATAAGAGATTGTGTGCATTGTTACGGCTAAATCTCAGTTCTACTGATATCTCTACTATATTGGGAATTTCTCAAGATAGTTTACGCATTGCACGCTACCGCCTTCGTAAAAAGCTGAAACTGGAAGAAAGAGCCAACCTCACAGCCTTTCTGGTTAGTTTTTAA
- a CDS encoding acyl-CoA thioesterase, which yields MDEVYKPVSTSRTTLTELMIPSYANFGGKIHGGILLSLMDKVAYACAAKHAGRYCVTVSVDGVDFLQPVEVGNLVHLQASVNHVGRTSLVVGIRVTAENISTGVIRHTNTSYFTMVAKNEDGSNAVVPGLQLETRDDVRRFLEAIKRKELKQTYRSELDNVKTQLEIEVDLPKLTDERCEILANALNR from the coding sequence ATGGATGAAGTTTATAAACCCGTAAGTACATCTCGTACTACTCTCACAGAATTGATGATTCCTTCATATGCCAATTTTGGTGGAAAAATACATGGAGGTATTCTCTTATCGCTGATGGATAAGGTAGCTTATGCCTGCGCTGCCAAACATGCAGGTAGGTATTGTGTTACCGTGTCTGTAGATGGAGTTGACTTTTTGCAACCTGTTGAAGTAGGCAATCTGGTGCATCTACAGGCTTCTGTCAACCATGTGGGGCGAACCTCTCTTGTAGTTGGGATTCGGGTCACTGCTGAAAATATCAGTACTGGAGTAATACGGCATACCAACACTTCTTATTTTACAATGGTTGCCAAAAACGAAGATGGCTCCAATGCAGTAGTACCCGGTTTGCAACTAGAGACCCGTGATGATGTACGCCGGTTTCTGGAAGCTATTAAACGAAAGGAACTAAAGCAAACGTACCGTTCAGAGTTGGATAATGTAAAAACACAACTGGAAATAGAAGTGGATTTGCCTAAATTGACAGATGAACGTTGTGAGATACTGGCTAACGCCCTGAACCGATAG
- a CDS encoding methylmalonyl-CoA mutase family protein yields the protein MATIYKPENHIRIVTAASLFDGHDAAINIMRRILQSSGAEIIHLGHNRSVAEIVDCAIQEDVQGIAITSYQGGHIEFFKYMYDLLQEKGAGHIRIFGGGGGTILPLEAAELHQYGITRIYSPDDGRTMGLQGMINDLLEKCDFDVSEAALKDRVNAHTISSLFSRINGYSFIQDHVLVSPDSFEKDEQERLSNLSSISIPRLITIAENYPDSEEYIRSRLQESLEKGRKVPVLGITGTGGAGKSSMVDELVRRYLLDFPDKTIAIISVDPSKRKTGGALLGDRIRMNAIFNPRVYMRSLATRQSNLALSRYVQDAIDICKIATFDLIIVETSGIGQSDTEIVDHSDVSLYLMTSDYGAATQLEKIDMLDFADVIAINKFDKRGSLDALREVRKQYKRNRNAWDAEDETLPIYGTIASQFNDSGTHTLYQKIISLLHEKAGSFEGGKLSALMSLHPERISQSRSSIIPPEKVRYLAEIVEKSLEYDQFIQEQTRIARQLYQLKGTIDLLRGKSLVRKESEEGMVAAYQEDEAEELKSLINWYQKLDQQLHHECRQLLNDWKERVQQYKADKYQYKVRDKVFEQDLYTETLSHLRIPKISLPRYEDWGDLLRWMLTENVPGEFPFTAGVFPLKREGEDPTRMFAGEGGPERTNRRFHYLSKGMPAKRLSTAFDSVTLYGENPDHRPDIYGKVGMSGVSVCTLDDAKKLYSGFNLCDPATSVSMTINGPAPMLLGFFLNAAIDQQCELYIRKHNLEQETNQKILTIIARRFFKSLEVQTFPDDKDSLEQAAEAEEVSSEEYIERFGFDTTLDLSFTADGKVGIVVAMNKEDYRDVYIQQLTEESPAVQQLLYPEIWKEWRGLWIPEVLYQFMPAYNGKLPEGNDGLGLMLLGVTGDVVLSQDIYETIKADTLKKVRGTVQADILKEDQAQNTCIFSTEFALRMMGDIQQYFIEKQIQNFYSVSISGYHIAEAGANPISQLAFTLSNGFTFVEYYLSRGMHIDDFAPNLSFFFSNGMDPEYTVLGRVARRIWAKAMKLKYKGNSRSQRLKYHIQTSGRSLHAQEIAFNDIRTTLQALCAIYDNCNSLHTNAYDEAITTPTEESVRRAMAIQLIINKEWGLAKNENPLQGSFIIEELTDLVEQAVYQEFNRINERGGVLGAMETMYQRSQIQEESLYYETQKHNGKLPVIGVNTFLDPQGSPTLLPAEVFRSSQEEKNFAIDSKARFETAHLEKSEQVLTELQKIAVQNKNTFESLMEVCKFCSLGQITHALYEVGGQYRRNM from the coding sequence ATGGCAACAATCTATAAACCTGAAAATCATATTCGTATTGTTACAGCAGCTTCCCTGTTTGACGGACACGATGCTGCTATTAATATTATGCGTCGTATTCTGCAAAGTTCCGGTGCGGAGATTATCCATCTGGGACACAACCGGAGTGTAGCGGAAATTGTAGACTGTGCTATTCAGGAAGATGTGCAGGGGATTGCTATTACCAGCTATCAGGGAGGACATATTGAGTTTTTTAAATACATGTATGATCTTTTGCAGGAGAAGGGTGCCGGACATATCCGGATCTTTGGCGGAGGAGGAGGTACTATTCTTCCTCTCGAAGCTGCAGAATTACATCAATATGGAATTACCCGTATTTATTCCCCTGATGATGGCCGGACGATGGGATTACAGGGTATGATTAATGATTTACTTGAGAAGTGTGATTTTGATGTGAGTGAAGCGGCATTAAAGGATCGAGTCAATGCTCATACTATTTCTTCATTATTTAGCCGAATAAACGGATATTCATTTATTCAAGACCATGTGTTAGTTAGTCCGGACAGCTTTGAAAAAGACGAACAGGAACGTTTATCAAATCTGAGTAGTATTTCTATACCACGTTTAATTACCATTGCTGAAAACTATCCGGACTCTGAAGAGTACATCAGATCGCGACTACAGGAATCACTTGAAAAGGGGAGAAAAGTACCAGTACTAGGCATTACAGGTACAGGAGGAGCTGGTAAGTCATCTATGGTAGACGAACTGGTCAGACGATATCTGCTTGACTTTCCGGATAAGACTATCGCTATTATCTCGGTTGATCCATCCAAACGCAAAACCGGAGGAGCTTTGCTGGGGGATCGTATCCGCATGAATGCTATCTTTAATCCACGGGTCTATATGCGATCGCTGGCAACCCGGCAATCCAATCTGGCATTGAGCCGATATGTGCAGGATGCTATCGATATCTGCAAGATCGCAACATTTGATCTGATCATTGTAGAAACTTCCGGAATCGGACAGTCTGATACAGAGATTGTAGACCATTCAGATGTGTCCTTATACCTGATGACAAGTGATTATGGGGCTGCCACACAACTAGAAAAGATTGATATGCTTGATTTCGCAGACGTTATTGCTATCAATAAATTTGATAAGAGGGGGTCACTGGATGCTTTGCGTGAGGTGAGAAAACAATATAAACGCAACCGTAATGCATGGGATGCAGAAGATGAAACGCTTCCCATTTATGGTACTATTGCCTCGCAGTTTAATGATAGCGGAACTCATACACTCTATCAGAAAATTATTTCTCTTTTGCATGAGAAGGCTGGAAGCTTTGAAGGTGGAAAGCTATCTGCACTGATGAGTTTACATCCTGAACGGATAAGCCAATCCCGAAGCAGCATTATTCCTCCCGAAAAGGTTCGGTATCTGGCTGAGATTGTAGAGAAGAGTTTGGAATATGATCAGTTTATTCAGGAACAAACCCGTATTGCCCGCCAACTCTATCAACTGAAAGGGACTATTGATTTGCTTAGAGGAAAATCTTTAGTAAGAAAAGAATCAGAAGAGGGTATGGTTGCTGCCTATCAGGAAGACGAGGCAGAAGAGCTAAAGTCACTCATAAACTGGTATCAGAAGTTGGATCAGCAACTGCATCATGAATGCAGACAATTACTCAACGACTGGAAAGAGAGGGTCCAACAATATAAGGCTGACAAATACCAATACAAGGTGCGGGATAAAGTATTTGAACAGGATTTATATACAGAGACTTTGTCTCATCTGAGAATTCCTAAGATTAGTTTACCTCGTTATGAAGATTGGGGCGATCTGTTACGCTGGATGCTGACAGAAAATGTACCAGGAGAGTTTCCGTTTACAGCAGGTGTTTTTCCGTTAAAACGTGAAGGAGAAGATCCTACACGAATGTTTGCAGGAGAAGGTGGCCCTGAACGCACTAATCGGCGGTTCCACTACCTTTCCAAAGGCATGCCTGCCAAACGCCTTTCTACCGCCTTTGATTCTGTTACATTATATGGCGAAAATCCGGATCATCGTCCGGATATCTATGGTAAGGTAGGCATGTCTGGTGTGAGTGTGTGTACACTGGATGATGCCAAGAAACTGTATTCAGGTTTTAATCTCTGTGATCCGGCTACTTCTGTTTCGATGACGATTAATGGACCGGCGCCGATGTTACTGGGATTTTTTCTGAATGCAGCCATTGACCAGCAGTGTGAGTTATACATCCGAAAACATAATCTGGAGCAGGAAACCAACCAGAAGATTCTGACTATCATCGCCAGAAGATTCTTCAAATCACTGGAAGTGCAGACATTTCCGGATGATAAAGATTCCTTAGAGCAAGCTGCCGAAGCAGAAGAGGTATCTTCTGAAGAATACATAGAAAGGTTTGGTTTTGATACAACACTTGATCTTTCGTTTACTGCTGATGGAAAAGTTGGGATCGTTGTAGCTATGAACAAGGAAGATTATCGCGATGTATACATTCAACAACTCACAGAAGAAAGTCCGGCAGTACAACAGTTGTTGTATCCGGAGATATGGAAGGAGTGGAGAGGATTATGGATTCCGGAAGTATTATATCAGTTTATGCCTGCTTACAATGGTAAATTGCCGGAAGGAAATGATGGATTAGGACTGATGTTGTTGGGAGTAACAGGGGATGTGGTGTTATCACAGGATATCTATGAAACAATCAAAGCCGATACACTGAAAAAAGTACGGGGGACTGTTCAGGCAGATATTCTTAAAGAAGATCAGGCACAGAATACCTGTATCTTCTCAACAGAGTTTGCTCTTCGAATGATGGGCGACATTCAACAGTACTTTATTGAAAAACAGATTCAGAATTTTTATTCAGTGTCTATATCTGGGTATCATATCGCAGAAGCAGGTGCCAATCCGATTTCTCAACTTGCTTTTACGCTGTCCAATGGGTTTACGTTTGTGGAATATTATCTGAGTAGGGGAATGCATATTGATGATTTTGCCCCCAATCTGTCTTTCTTCTTTTCCAATGGTATGGACCCTGAATATACAGTGTTGGGAAGAGTAGCCCGCCGGATATGGGCAAAGGCAATGAAATTGAAATACAAAGGCAATTCCCGTTCACAACGCCTCAAATATCATATCCAAACTTCCGGAAGAAGCTTGCATGCGCAGGAAATCGCCTTTAACGATATTCGGACTACTCTGCAGGCATTGTGTGCCATTTATGACAACTGCAACTCTCTCCATACCAATGCCTATGACGAAGCTATTACTACCCCTACAGAAGAATCTGTACGTAGAGCCATGGCGATTCAGTTAATTATTAATAAGGAATGGGGATTGGCAAAAAATGAAAACCCATTGCAGGGATCTTTTATAATAGAAGAACTTACTGATCTGGTAGAACAGGCCGTATACCAGGAATTTAACCGTATAAATGAACGGGGTGGAGTACTTGGCGCTATGGAGACTATGTATCAGCGTTCTCAGATTCAGGAAGAATCGTTATACTATGAAACCCAAAAGCATAATGGAAAGCTACCAGTCATAGGAGTCAATACTTTTCTAGACCCTCAGGGCTCTCCTACACTGTTGCCTGCTGAGGTATTTCGTAGTTCACAGGAAGAGAAGAACTTCGCTATTGATTCGAAAGCAAGATTTGAGACAGCGCATCTGGAAAAATCGGAACAAGTGCTGACAGAATTACAGAAAATAGCTGTTCAAAATAAGAATACATTTGAGTCATTGATGGAGGTTTGTAAATTCTGTTCACTAGGTCAGATAACACATGCCCTATATGAGGTAGGAGGGCAGTATCGGCGAAATATGTAG
- a CDS encoding 2,3-bisphosphoglycerate-dependent phosphoglycerate mutase, producing the protein MSTLVIVRHGQSQWNLENRFTGDVDIDLTSLGEQEAHRAGKVLKGMYFDACFTSILKRAIRTLNIILQEIGQTYLPIIQDAALNERMYGDLQGLNKTETAQKFGADKVDQWRRSYDIAPPNGESLKDTANRVIPFFQRHIAPLLAENKTILIVAHGNSLRALMMYLQHITPENIAHTEIQTGVPKQYLLDNELEVVSVTDLHE; encoded by the coding sequence ATGTCAACACTAGTCATTGTTCGGCACGGACAGTCACAATGGAATCTGGAAAACCGCTTTACAGGAGATGTAGATATAGATCTGACATCTTTGGGTGAACAAGAAGCTCACAGAGCAGGAAAAGTATTAAAAGGTATGTATTTTGACGCTTGTTTTACTTCTATTCTGAAACGTGCCATCCGAACACTGAATATTATTCTCCAGGAGATTGGTCAAACCTATTTACCTATTATACAGGATGCAGCCTTAAACGAAAGGATGTATGGAGATTTGCAGGGGCTGAACAAAACAGAAACTGCTCAAAAATTTGGCGCAGACAAAGTGGATCAATGGCGCAGAAGTTACGATATAGCCCCGCCCAATGGAGAAAGCCTTAAAGATACGGCGAATCGGGTAATCCCTTTTTTTCAAAGACATATTGCTCCTCTGTTAGCAGAAAATAAAACTATACTGATTGTAGCTCATGGAAATAGTCTACGGGCCTTGATGATGTATCTGCAACATATCACACCTGAAAATATTGCTCACACAGAAATCCAAACCGGAGTACCCAAACAATATCTATTAGATAATGAGTTAGAGGTAGTTTCAGTAACAGATCTGCATGAATGA
- a CDS encoding prohibitin family protein, which yields MKKGLVLLSILSVTVLTSCVTIRQGEVGVKRKLGKLDNQVKYSGVHGFNPFTSTIIKVPVRTINLPLALENVPSKEGLNITAEMAVLYRILPEAAPKVLTTIGEKYEDVLLISVFRSAAADVCARFYAKDMYTGQREEIEKEITAEMHNILEPRGIIIENVLLKSIVLPRGLAESIEQKLEAEQSAQQMDFVLQKERKEAERKVIEAKGISDAQKIINEGLTPQLIEYKSIEAFKQLSASPNTKVIVTDGKTPLMISPQSKE from the coding sequence ATGAAAAAAGGACTAGTATTACTTTCCATATTGTCAGTAACTGTTCTGACTAGTTGTGTTACTATTCGTCAAGGTGAGGTAGGTGTAAAAAGAAAGCTTGGAAAACTGGATAATCAGGTAAAATATTCAGGAGTACATGGCTTTAACCCTTTTACCTCTACTATTATCAAAGTTCCTGTTCGTACTATCAATCTACCTTTAGCTCTGGAGAATGTGCCTTCCAAAGAAGGACTTAATATTACAGCAGAAATGGCGGTATTATACCGTATACTTCCGGAAGCAGCTCCCAAAGTATTGACCACTATAGGTGAGAAATATGAAGACGTACTGTTAATAAGTGTATTCCGATCTGCCGCAGCTGATGTATGTGCACGATTCTATGCAAAGGATATGTATACCGGACAACGGGAAGAAATTGAAAAAGAAATAACTGCTGAAATGCATAATATATTAGAACCCAGAGGTATCATTATAGAGAATGTATTGCTAAAAAGCATTGTCTTACCTAGAGGACTTGCTGAATCTATTGAACAGAAACTGGAAGCTGAGCAATCTGCCCAACAAATGGATTTTGTATTACAAAAAGAAAGAAAGGAGGCTGAACGAAAAGTAATCGAAGCAAAAGGTATTTCAGATGCCCAGAAAATTATTAATGAAGGACTGACTCCACAGTTGATTGAATATAAAAGTATAGAGGCTTTCAAACAATTGTCTGCCTCACCCAATACCAAAGTTATTGTAACAGATGGCAAAACGCCACTGATGATTTCTCCTCAGTCAAAAGAATAA
- a CDS encoding nuclear transport factor 2 family protein: MKRIYFVAVLILSGLPVWAQQSTDTKEVQIVKEFLHGVSTKNREITHRLLDENVSWDQPGNNTLSGKKKTAAEVFTMSGQMHKISQGTFQLKDYKVLGMNGNQVICQLHFTAIRPEGAWLDIQNTDVYTVENGKITQAQVFSADLSQEDYFWGK; the protein is encoded by the coding sequence ATGAAACGAATCTATTTTGTCGCAGTACTTATTCTGTCAGGATTGCCTGTATGGGCTCAGCAAAGTACAGATACGAAAGAAGTACAAATTGTGAAAGAGTTTTTGCATGGTGTAAGTACCAAAAATCGTGAGATCACCCATCGGTTACTGGATGAAAATGTCTCATGGGACCAGCCTGGCAACAATACACTATCAGGAAAGAAAAAGACAGCAGCCGAAGTATTTACTATGTCTGGCCAAATGCATAAAATTTCGCAGGGTACTTTTCAATTGAAAGACTATAAGGTGCTTGGAATGAATGGAAACCAGGTGATATGCCAGCTACACTTTACTGCTATACGACCTGAAGGTGCCTGGCTCGATATACAGAATACAGATGTATATACAGTTGAAAATGGGAAAATTACTCAGGCACAGGTGTTCTCGGCAGATCTATCCCAGGAAGATTATTTTTGGGGAAAATAA
- a CDS encoding helix-turn-helix transcriptional regulator yields MKILALHLHSFIEYAQLRGVSRREILSVMTTPPENFLQEAATVSSEDFFAAINFITTSLKDDLLGIRLGNFLNMNSLGLIYQISLQATTIEEALFYLNNYIDNTIRVVQPEIQFIKDRIIINLSTDGDKSEASTIVLESLLTIISRELAMMTAQPLDFQLFSPACSPDYPSEWQQGKSFAISFKAALLKASLQDISRLHLDALIPEYLKLIETMKLEPTFSSKVKIASLNMAKPELPALEKIADVFNLTPRTLQRRLSTEQTTFRQIIDDLKKQISYMLLQHNRFSVADVSYVLGYSEPAAFIHSFKKWYGNSPEKVRTRLAVSA; encoded by the coding sequence ATGAAAATACTGGCTCTGCACTTACACAGTTTTATAGAGTATGCCCAACTCAGGGGTGTGTCCAGAAGGGAGATACTTTCTGTAATGACGACTCCACCAGAGAACTTTCTTCAGGAAGCAGCAACAGTAAGTAGTGAGGATTTTTTTGCTGCTATCAATTTTATTACTACAAGCCTAAAAGACGACCTCTTAGGTATACGGTTGGGAAACTTTCTGAATATGAATTCCCTGGGGTTAATCTATCAGATTTCTCTGCAAGCTACTACTATCGAAGAAGCTCTGTTTTATTTAAATAACTACATAGACAACACCATTCGGGTTGTGCAGCCCGAAATTCAGTTTATAAAAGATCGTATTATTATCAATTTGTCTACAGACGGAGATAAATCTGAAGCTAGTACTATAGTGCTGGAAAGTCTGTTGACTATCATCTCCCGCGAACTAGCCATGATGACAGCGCAGCCACTGGACTTTCAGTTATTCTCACCTGCCTGTTCTCCTGACTATCCATCCGAATGGCAACAAGGTAAAAGTTTTGCTATCTCATTTAAGGCTGCGCTTTTAAAAGCTTCACTACAGGACATAAGCCGATTACACCTGGATGCGTTGATTCCTGAATACCTGAAACTGATTGAAACAATGAAGCTGGAACCCACTTTTTCGAGCAAAGTAAAAATTGCATCTCTGAATATGGCTAAACCAGAATTACCTGCTCTGGAAAAAATAGCCGATGTGTTCAATCTCACTCCCAGAACATTACAACGTCGGTTAAGTACTGAACAGACAACCTTCAGACAGATCATAGACGATCTGAAAAAACAAATTTCGTATATGTTGCTTCAACATAATCGCTTTTCCGTTGCAGATGTATCTTACGTTTTAGGATATTCGGAGCCAGCTGCTTTTATTCATTCATTTAAAAAATGGTATGGTAATTCACCAGAAAAGGTCCGGACACGTCTGGCTGTATCAGCCTAA
- a CDS encoding lysophospholipid acyltransferase family protein produces MYLLELFAKLPLWILYGVADIIRFLAYYVIRYRRDVVEKNLRLSFPDKTEKEREQIAKNFYRNLADIAVESLKLLSISKKDLQKRIRITNQEIATNYLKKGQSIVVMTSHLGNWEWLLAGNGVTLGFDVDAVYKELTTASFDQLMLKIRSRFGPHPVEMRQVARELVKRKNITRIIAMVADQTPFPEQAYWTTFLHQDTPFFTGVAGIAKRTNYPVLYTGMRRVKRGYYETWFEVISEDLSETTSEQLIEDYVRKVERDIQLYPDQWLWSHARWKYKRPALTKKEQI; encoded by the coding sequence ATGTATTTACTGGAGTTATTTGCAAAGCTTCCTCTGTGGATTTTGTATGGGGTGGCAGATATAATCCGGTTTCTGGCTTATTATGTGATCCGATACAGGAGAGACGTCGTAGAGAAGAATCTACGTCTTTCTTTTCCTGATAAAACCGAGAAAGAACGAGAGCAGATTGCTAAGAATTTTTATAGAAATCTGGCAGATATTGCTGTTGAATCCTTGAAGTTGCTCAGTATCTCAAAAAAGGATCTCCAAAAAAGAATCAGGATAACCAATCAGGAAATTGCTACCAATTATTTGAAGAAAGGGCAATCGATTGTTGTCATGACCTCGCATCTGGGTAATTGGGAATGGCTTCTTGCTGGGAATGGCGTAACGTTAGGTTTTGATGTGGATGCTGTGTACAAAGAACTTACTACTGCTTCTTTTGATCAGTTGATGTTGAAGATTCGTAGTCGGTTCGGGCCTCATCCAGTAGAGATGAGGCAAGTGGCAAGAGAACTGGTGAAGCGTAAAAACATCACACGCATCATTGCGATGGTAGCAGATCAAACACCTTTTCCGGAACAGGCATACTGGACTACATTTTTACATCAGGATACACCTTTTTTTACCGGAGTAGCAGGAATTGCCAAACGAACCAATTATCCAGTGCTATATACAGGGATGCGGCGTGTAAAAAGAGGATACTATGAAACCTGGTTTGAAGTAATCTCGGAAGATTTATCAGAGACTACGTCAGAGCAATTGATTGAAGACTATGTACGGAAAGTAGAAAGAGATATTCAGTTGTATCCGGATCAGTGGTTATGGTCACATGCTCGATGGAAGTATAAACGACCTGCCTTGACAAAAAAAGAACAAATTTAG